The Nitrososphaerales archaeon genome contains a region encoding:
- a CDS encoding PqqD family peptide modification chaperone, producing the protein MVQKVTEQIVIDALKQCMDPEVPLSVVDLGLIYGVDINNNDVNIKMTMTTRGCPLHDTLVKDVKKYLSKVDGIGNINVEIVWDPPWSPDRMSPQAREKIYGKKSLRFSIDLERSKLMKCGSIIQQQDGSLALLNDQNQGFMVNDALIEFWKMCDGTKTINQLIDVFSSKFNLPRSDVEKEVVELVQQMLEANLLKAES; encoded by the coding sequence TTGGTTCAGAAAGTTACGGAGCAAATTGTGATTGATGCATTGAAGCAGTGTATGGATCCTGAGGTTCCTTTGAGTGTCGTTGATCTGGGATTGATCTATGGTGTAGATATCAATAACAATGATGTGAATATAAAGATGACAATGACCACACGTGGTTGCCCTTTACACGACACCTTGGTTAAAGATGTAAAAAAGTATCTAAGTAAGGTCGATGGTATAGGCAACATCAATGTGGAGATTGTTTGGGATCCGCCATGGAGTCCTGATCGAATGTCTCCCCAAGCTAGAGAGAAAATATATGGAAAGAAGAGTTTGCGTTTCTCCATAGATTTGGAAAGATCAAAACTCATGAAATGTGGATCCATAATACAGCAACAAGACGGCTCACTTGCCCTGCTTAATGATCAGAACCAAGGGTTCATGGTGAATGATGCTCTGATAGAATTCTGGAAGATGTGCGACGGTACAAAAACAATAAACCAGTTGATTGATGTGTTTTCCTCTAAATTCAATCTGCCTCGCTCAGATGTGGAGAAGGAAGTGGTAGAACTGGTTCAGCAAATGCTGGAGGCGAACCTGCTCAAAGCAGAGAGCTGA
- a CDS encoding transcriptional regulator produces the protein MEEVPDLSNTSQIFVELAGDLRRQMMIKLNQESLRLSELSKELNATMQEAHRNVNRLIEVGLVEKDPEGLLSLTTYGKVILKQIPTFAFLTEHKEYFEEHTVGDLPMKFIQRMGALYNGQLIKGVVRVLEVWKDIYYDANEYIYEIMAQVPLDLIEPLVAKIRRGVKFSYIFGQDVVVPKGRSELLQILGWRELMSKGLVERKMADKVQVMTVLNERQASVLFPNLKGEADLNNMFYSDDPLFHEWCLDYFRYKWYGSDIFDESKMKEV, from the coding sequence ATGGAAGAGGTACCTGATCTTTCAAATACAAGCCAAATATTTGTTGAATTAGCTGGCGATCTTAGACGCCAGATGATGATCAAGTTAAACCAGGAAAGCCTTAGACTATCGGAGCTTTCGAAGGAACTGAATGCTACCATGCAGGAGGCTCATAGGAATGTCAATCGATTGATAGAAGTTGGTCTGGTTGAAAAGGATCCAGAAGGGTTGCTCTCGCTTACAACATATGGAAAGGTAATTCTCAAGCAGATCCCAACATTTGCATTCCTGACCGAACATAAGGAATACTTTGAAGAACACACCGTTGGAGACCTTCCCATGAAATTTATCCAGAGGATGGGTGCACTTTATAATGGACAGCTTATCAAAGGTGTGGTAAGGGTTTTGGAGGTATGGAAAGACATCTACTACGATGCAAATGAATACATTTACGAGATAATGGCTCAGGTTCCTCTAGATCTTATAGAACCTCTCGTCGCAAAGATAAGGAGAGGTGTCAAGTTTTCATATATATTTGGTCAGGATGTTGTGGTGCCAAAGGGTCGTTCGGAATTATTGCAGATACTTGGCTGGCGTGAATTGATGTCAAAAGGACTTGTAGAAAGGAAGATGGCCGATAAGGTTCAGGTAATGACCGTTCTGAACGAAAGACAGGCATCTGTCTTGTTCCCAAATCTAAAGGGGGAAGCTGATCTTAACAACATGTTTTACAGTGATGATCCGTTGTTTCATGAATGGTGTCTTGATTACTTTAGGTACAAGTGGTATGGCTCTGACATATTTGACGAAAGCAAAATGAAGGAAGTGTGA
- a CDS encoding aminotransferase class I/II-fold pyridoxal phosphate-dependent enzyme, whose protein sequence is MSKRVRDVEYAIRDIVVHARELEGKGSRILYLNIGDPVAYDFKTPQHVKEAMINAIMKNETNYAPSEGLEELRNTIAAKEREKGMHADHTDVLITNGVSEGVDMVMGSILEEGDEILVPGPCYPPYSSYAKLHGGKPVEYRSMEDNQWLPDMDDIRSKITSRTVALTVISPNNPTGTVYDGKTLKDLAQIAAEHNLYLLCDEIYDKIIFDDEFVSIAKYAKDVPLIMLNGFSKVYLMTGLRLGYICMNSGSRALDELRQNIPKLARVRIASNTPVQKAAVAALRGPEDHIREMVSKLRARRDYIMKRLDTMKRISYTKPKGAFYIFPKIDLRSGKWENDADFVMDLLKSTGVLVVHGSGFGKRYGQGHFRMVFLPPLEMLEEAMDRLEKFLSNN, encoded by the coding sequence GTGTCAAAACGTGTAAGGGATGTAGAATATGCTATACGTGATATAGTTGTGCATGCAAGGGAACTTGAAGGGAAGGGAAGCCGCATTCTCTATCTCAACATAGGAGATCCAGTTGCTTACGATTTTAAAACTCCACAACATGTTAAAGAGGCTATGATCAATGCGATCATGAAGAACGAAACGAATTATGCCCCTTCTGAAGGCTTAGAGGAGCTGCGCAACACAATTGCTGCTAAGGAGAGAGAGAAGGGCATGCATGCTGATCATACAGATGTTCTGATCACAAATGGTGTCTCAGAAGGTGTAGATATGGTAATGGGTTCCATTTTGGAGGAGGGGGATGAGATTCTGGTTCCAGGTCCTTGCTATCCACCATACTCTTCATACGCAAAACTGCATGGTGGGAAGCCCGTTGAATATAGGAGTATGGAGGATAATCAATGGTTGCCCGATATGGATGATATACGATCAAAGATTACCAGTAGGACAGTTGCTCTTACGGTCATAAGCCCTAACAACCCGACAGGGACAGTTTATGATGGGAAAACGCTCAAAGACTTGGCACAGATCGCTGCAGAGCACAATCTTTATCTGCTCTGCGATGAGATATACGACAAAATAATTTTTGATGATGAGTTCGTAAGTATTGCAAAATATGCGAAGGACGTTCCATTGATAATGCTTAATGGTTTCTCCAAGGTATATCTAATGACTGGTCTGCGCTTAGGCTATATATGTATGAATAGTGGTTCAAGAGCACTCGATGAACTTCGCCAAAATATACCGAAGCTCGCTAGGGTGCGAATAGCCTCTAATACACCTGTACAGAAGGCTGCAGTTGCAGCATTACGCGGTCCAGAGGATCATATAAGAGAAATGGTAAGCAAGTTGAGAGCCAGAAGAGATTACATAATGAAGAGACTTGATACTATGAAGAGAATTTCCTACACAAAGCCCAAGGGCGCATTTTACATATTTCCTAAAATCGACCTACGTAGTGGTAAATGGGAGAACGATGCTGATTTTGTTATGGATCTGTTAAAGAGCACTGGTGTTCTGGTTGTTCATGGATCAGGGTTTGGAAAGCGGTATGGACAGGGTCACTTTAGAATGGTCTTTTTGCCGCCGTTAGAGATGCTTGAAGAAGCTATGGACAGGCTCGAAAAATTTTTGAGCAACAATTGA
- the htpX gene encoding zinc metalloprotease HtpX encodes MKAQWQRRDAGLTARMVLSFAVLTLLYLAFLTFISFYFGLGIVPLAVIAGLMIMGQWYFSDKLVLWSTGAKVVSREEYPQLHAIMENLVIKANLSKPKIAVIKTDIPNAFATGKGPKSSVVAVTTGLMHLLEKEELEGVIAHELAHVKNRDVTVITLASLFSTIAWFIMHSTMFSGMYGGYGYGQGRQQGGGVWLMFVVAAIVWFLSFLIIRAISRYREFVADRTGAIMTGEPKYLSRALMKISGRIKVAPKKELVEIEGMNAFFIIPAVSGESIARLFSTHPPVEERVKRLMDLEAMMHSS; translated from the coding sequence ATGAAAGCTCAGTGGCAGAGGCGTGATGCTGGTTTAACGGCAAGGATGGTACTGAGTTTTGCAGTGCTTACTCTACTTTACCTAGCATTTCTTACGTTCATATCATTCTACTTTGGTCTTGGCATAGTTCCATTGGCAGTGATAGCTGGACTGATGATAATGGGCCAGTGGTATTTCTCCGACAAGCTAGTTTTGTGGAGCACAGGAGCTAAGGTGGTGAGCAGGGAAGAGTATCCGCAGCTTCATGCAATAATGGAAAACCTCGTAATTAAAGCGAATTTGTCAAAGCCCAAAATAGCAGTTATTAAAACAGATATACCGAACGCCTTTGCTACAGGCAAGGGCCCGAAAAGCTCCGTTGTTGCGGTAACCACTGGTCTAATGCACCTACTTGAGAAAGAAGAGCTTGAAGGTGTCATAGCTCATGAATTGGCCCATGTTAAGAACAGGGACGTAACTGTAATAACATTGGCTAGCCTTTTCTCTACAATAGCATGGTTCATTATGCATTCAACAATGTTCAGCGGTATGTATGGCGGTTATGGCTACGGACAGGGTAGGCAGCAGGGTGGAGGTGTATGGCTGATGTTCGTAGTAGCAGCAATAGTATGGTTCTTGAGCTTCCTTATAATACGTGCTATATCACGGTACAGGGAGTTCGTTGCCGACAGAACTGGTGCAATAATGACTGGCGAACCGAAATATCTTTCGAGAGCATTAATGAAGATAAGTGGTCGGATAAAAGTTGCGCCCAAGAAGGAGCTTGTGGAGATTGAAGGGATGAACGCGTTCTTCATAATCCCAGCTGTTTCCGGAGAATCAATAGCACGTCTCTTCTCTACACATCCACCAGTTGAAGAAAGAGTTAAGCGCCTTATGGACTTGGAAGCGATGATGCACTCAAGCTAA
- the npdG gene encoding NADPH-dependent F420 reductase, which produces MKIGIIGGTGGMGEGLALRWCVNHDVIVGSREAQRAIEAATSYSKIVAEAYGSAMRGSITGNENIAMAKDCDLLVLSIPYEYIDDTCGKIAEVARKECIIVSPIVPMRKGSNGFEYIPMKEKTESATERVASKIPPRSRIVSALHTISEVKLKQLNESLDCDAFICGDDLNTVNTVSKLTAEIKGLRPLYLGSLSMAYQAEVMTPLLLNLSKLNKIRHPGLKIV; this is translated from the coding sequence GTGAAGATCGGTATTATTGGCGGCACTGGCGGTATGGGGGAAGGTCTTGCCTTGAGGTGGTGCGTAAATCACGATGTTATTGTTGGTTCAAGGGAAGCTCAGCGTGCTATTGAGGCCGCGACTTCTTACTCTAAAATTGTCGCTGAAGCATATGGATCAGCAATGAGGGGCAGCATAACCGGTAATGAAAATATTGCCATGGCAAAAGACTGTGATCTTCTAGTATTATCCATACCGTACGAGTACATAGATGATACATGTGGGAAGATTGCGGAAGTGGCTAGGAAAGAGTGCATAATTGTAAGTCCTATAGTTCCTATGAGAAAGGGCAGTAATGGTTTTGAATACATACCCATGAAAGAGAAGACGGAATCAGCAACCGAAAGAGTAGCTTCCAAGATACCACCTAGATCAAGAATAGTGTCAGCCTTACACACAATATCTGAAGTCAAGTTGAAGCAATTGAACGAAAGTCTAGACTGTGATGCATTTATCTGTGGTGACGATCTTAACACCGTTAACACTGTGAGCAAACTGACGGCTGAGATAAAGGGTCTTAGACCTCTCTACCTTGGCTCGCTGTCAATGGCGTACCAAGCTGAAGTAATGACTCCCCTTCTACTCAACTTGTCCAAACTCAACAAGATAAGGCACCCAGGATTGAAAATAGTTTAA
- a CDS encoding histidine phosphatase family protein: MFMMRHGEAENNVQHVLAGRQLEYHLTERGREQVVSTAKNLKSIPIEAIYSSPVVRTIETAKIVSDILGVDYSVDDRLTETDMGALVGMGYNEALGKYGNIFLRFYHDDPMLRNLEIERFSSIGARVNNMLDYVSERYPSTNVLLVTHLDPIKAVINRMLDLKPETLFNMSIRNASLTVLRHGSSYNLVAFNVMDMSRYSSE, from the coding sequence GTGTTTATGATGAGACATGGTGAGGCGGAGAACAATGTCCAGCATGTTCTTGCCGGCCGGCAGCTGGAATACCACCTTACAGAAAGGGGAAGAGAGCAGGTGGTTTCAACTGCTAAGAATCTAAAATCAATTCCTATAGAAGCCATATACTCAAGTCCAGTTGTTAGAACAATTGAAACTGCAAAAATAGTGTCTGACATTTTGGGTGTTGACTATAGCGTAGATGATAGACTTACGGAGACAGATATGGGTGCTTTGGTTGGTATGGGTTACAACGAAGCCTTGGGAAAATATGGAAATATATTTTTGAGATTCTATCACGATGATCCGATGTTAAGGAACTTGGAAATAGAGCGATTTTCTTCAATAGGAGCAAGGGTGAATAACATGCTTGATTACGTATCAGAAAGATACCCAAGCACAAATGTGCTTTTGGTAACCCACTTGGATCCAATAAAGGCCGTCATAAACAGAATGCTGGATTTGAAGCCTGAAACTCTTTTTAATATGAGTATAAGAAATGCATCGCTCACAGTGCTAAGACATGGAAGTAGTTATAATTTGGTAGCGTTCAATGTTATGGATATGAGCAGATATTCGTCGGAATAA
- a CDS encoding heme transporter CcmC yields MVSTRFYVLILAPLLSASLIPILDPAYAQEEGQFFNRRIEIWSLFYKLMTAAFIVGAVVNGVILFIVLRFRERKTKREVKV; encoded by the coding sequence ATGGTTTCAACCAGATTCTATGTCTTGATCCTAGCTCCGTTGCTTTCAGCTTCTTTGATTCCCATTTTAGATCCTGCATATGCTCAAGAGGAGGGACAGTTTTTCAATCGAAGGATAGAGATCTGGAGTCTTTTCTACAAATTGATGACAGCCGCCTTTATCGTGGGAGCGGTAGTAAATGGAGTTATACTTTTTATAGTTTTGCGCTTTAGAGAGAGGAAGACAAAGAGGGAGGTTAAGGTGTAA
- a CDS encoding cupredoxin domain-containing protein — protein MGHTIYEWVYIGVVVGILIWVGADSWLVEKHLEEIPEEATTIRVVAQQWFWTFEHPDGTKEVGELHVKAGKAYRFEVVSKDVIHSFNVPYFVMTMDAVPGRVNKIWFAPAEPGEFLIQCREYCGLLHYQMRAKLIVEA, from the coding sequence ATGGGACATACTATATACGAATGGGTATACATTGGAGTTGTTGTAGGCATACTGATCTGGGTTGGAGCTGACTCCTGGCTTGTTGAGAAACATCTTGAAGAGATACCAGAGGAAGCTACAACTATCAGGGTGGTTGCACAGCAGTGGTTCTGGACGTTTGAACATCCAGACGGGACAAAGGAGGTTGGAGAGCTTCACGTGAAGGCGGGCAAGGCATACAGGTTTGAGGTTGTATCTAAAGATGTTATTCATTCTTTTAATGTGCCATACTTCGTTATGACCATGGATGCAGTGCCCGGTAGAGTAAACAAGATCTGGTTCGCGCCAGCTGAACCCGGCGAATTTCTTATACAGTGCAGAGAGTACTGTGGGTTGTTACATTATCAAATGCGTGCAAAACTCATAGTGGAGGCATAA
- a CDS encoding cbb3-type cytochrome c oxidase subunit I, with the protein MVLEVRKPRPLWEILFSTHHTDVGLLYIISSFVFLFMGGALAMTIRTELLTPGPTIISDPAFFNRVFTVHGTDLLFLWLLPFAAGMGNYLIPILVKYKDMAYPRLNAVAYWMIPPGAALIWLGWADIGWYGYPPYSTIRAPGPAADMWIFGLKILGLSSILGSINFVVTILKCKHPDMSIMKLPLFVWGILTTSIMTLAALPTFTAALIMLYTDRLGVSSFFNPAMGGDPIAYQHLFWFTFHPEVYIFFMPAIGMAYDLIPKFSRKPIFSYASGVIALILLSIIGFASWAHHMLATGMTFTEKTVFMIGTLAAVPMSAMHVFNWLATSWGGRIKFAAPMKWTFGGIALFFAAGAGGVVNTALPLDFITHDSYWVVGHFHLFVMGTISFIFLGFMYYLFPLITGRMYNERLSSIHFWLMFIGAIMVFVTQHVLGLFGMPRRIYDYVSDPDLIIMNQIATTGAYLQGIGMAVFLYNMINSAVRGKPAKMEDPFEIGEVYYDHRRREPH; encoded by the coding sequence ATGGTACTAGAGGTAAGAAAGCCCAGACCATTGTGGGAGATACTCTTCTCTACACACCATACTGACGTAGGTTTACTTTACATAATTTCATCATTCGTTTTTCTGTTCATGGGAGGTGCTCTGGCAATGACTATTAGAACGGAGCTACTTACACCTGGCCCAACAATAATTAGCGATCCAGCGTTTTTCAACAGGGTATTTACAGTTCATGGAACTGACCTACTCTTCCTCTGGCTTCTCCCATTCGCAGCAGGGATGGGCAACTACCTGATACCGATTCTGGTCAAGTATAAAGACATGGCATACCCAAGGCTTAATGCCGTAGCTTATTGGATGATCCCTCCTGGCGCAGCTCTGATTTGGCTTGGATGGGCTGACATTGGTTGGTATGGCTATCCTCCATATTCAACTATCCGTGCACCAGGCCCAGCAGCAGACATGTGGATATTCGGTCTCAAGATTTTAGGTTTATCTTCCATACTGGGTTCAATTAATTTTGTAGTTACTATTCTGAAATGCAAACACCCAGATATGAGCATAATGAAGCTTCCGTTATTTGTGTGGGGCATACTAACCACATCCATCATGACTTTGGCGGCTCTTCCAACCTTCACAGCTGCATTGATAATGCTATACACAGACAGACTTGGCGTCTCCTCATTTTTCAACCCCGCAATGGGCGGTGATCCTATCGCGTACCAGCATCTATTCTGGTTCACCTTCCACCCTGAAGTGTATATTTTCTTCATGCCAGCGATAGGCATGGCATACGATCTTATACCCAAGTTTTCAAGGAAGCCAATATTCAGCTATGCTTCCGGTGTGATAGCACTAATCTTGCTAAGTATAATCGGATTCGCGTCGTGGGCTCACCACATGCTGGCTACCGGAATGACCTTTACGGAAAAGACGGTCTTTATGATAGGAACGTTAGCAGCCGTGCCCATGTCCGCCATGCATGTATTCAACTGGCTCGCTACGTCATGGGGAGGGAGGATAAAGTTTGCCGCACCAATGAAGTGGACATTCGGCGGTATTGCGTTGTTCTTCGCTGCAGGTGCAGGCGGCGTTGTGAATACAGCGTTACCCCTGGACTTTATTACTCATGACAGTTACTGGGTAGTAGGACACTTCCACTTGTTTGTTATGGGAACCATCTCTTTCATATTCCTAGGCTTCATGTACTACCTCTTCCCACTGATAACTGGAAGGATGTACAACGAGCGGCTTAGTTCTATACACTTCTGGCTAATGTTCATAGGTGCTATCATGGTATTCGTAACCCAACACGTGCTCGGGCTCTTCGGCATGCCCAGACGAATATACGATTATGTCTCGGACCCTGACCTGATAATTATGAACCAGATAGCTACAACTGGTGCGTACCTGCAGGGTATAGGCATGGCTGTATTCCTATACAACATGATCAACAGCGCCGTAAGGGGCAAACCAGCAAAGATGGAAGATCCATTTGAAATTGGCGAGGTATACTATGACCATAGAAGAAGAGAGCCCCATTAG
- a CDS encoding plastocyanin/azurin family copper-binding protein: protein MTIEEESPIRTTRNRFGKGIAIILIIMAIGAGINLALGDFWHKFPPASQQPQPRGPTGGVTPTGNTVEVTLTFVESADLRTLGFNKPAGEEGANPDIVVHVGDKVIIKAVNGGRMPHAFGVVTDPDNPNSIIFNSRIKSADNPMLRGEEGDVEFMPDKEGEYYYICTVPGHAAQGMQGKFIVKKAEVAPTAAQSAQPTGLSHVFDLHFVESADLRTLGFNAPAGDSDANPEFRVKAGDKVTFNVINDGKMPHAFGVVTDPDNPNSIIFNSRIKSADNSLLRGQTGQVTFIADKVGTYYYICTVPGHAAQGMQGKFIVE from the coding sequence ATGACCATAGAAGAAGAGAGCCCCATTAGAACAACACGTAACAGGTTCGGCAAGGGTATAGCCATCATACTTATCATAATGGCTATAGGTGCTGGTATAAACTTGGCATTAGGAGACTTTTGGCACAAGTTTCCGCCAGCTAGTCAGCAGCCTCAGCCACGCGGTCCTACAGGAGGTGTAACTCCGACTGGTAATACTGTAGAGGTAACTCTGACCTTCGTTGAGAGTGCTGACCTTAGAACTTTAGGTTTCAACAAACCTGCTGGCGAAGAGGGAGCAAATCCCGATATAGTAGTGCACGTTGGAGACAAGGTGATCATCAAGGCTGTAAATGGAGGCAGGATGCCCCATGCATTTGGTGTTGTAACAGATCCAGACAATCCCAATTCAATCATATTCAACTCAAGGATCAAATCCGCTGATAACCCAATGCTAAGGGGTGAGGAAGGAGATGTTGAATTTATGCCTGACAAGGAGGGCGAGTATTACTACATCTGCACCGTTCCAGGACATGCTGCACAAGGCATGCAGGGCAAGTTCATAGTTAAGAAAGCCGAAGTTGCGCCAACTGCTGCTCAGTCAGCACAGCCCACGGGACTATCACACGTGTTTGACCTGCATTTCGTTGAAAGTGCTGACCTTAGAACACTCGGATTTAATGCACCTGCAGGAGATTCGGACGCAAATCCAGAGTTCAGGGTTAAAGCAGGCGACAAGGTTACGTTCAATGTTATTAACGATGGTAAGATGCCCCATGCATTTGGTGTTGTAACAGATCCAGACAATCCCAATTCAATCATATTCAACTCAAGGATCAAATCCGCTGATAACTCATTGCTAAGAGGTCAGACAGGGCAGGTGACATTCATAGCAGATAAAGTAGGAACATACTACTACATCTGCACCGTTCCAGGACATGCTGCACAAGGCATGCAGGGCAAGTTCATAGTAGAATAG
- a CDS encoding COX15/CtaA family protein yields the protein MALKYIALASLALVYSVIFIGGYVSAAGLGLSCPDWPLCHGQLLPKEDFLIEWVHRFIAASTGVAVISTAVLAWFHRKSESKIRLTSIMAAILVITQITLGFIVIEAKLHALLVAIHLGIGVLLFTSVLLTALFAYRIDKQTRVEANKKF from the coding sequence ATGGCATTAAAATACATAGCCCTAGCATCGCTTGCCCTTGTCTATTCGGTGATTTTCATTGGTGGGTATGTAAGCGCAGCAGGGCTTGGTCTTTCTTGCCCTGACTGGCCTCTATGCCATGGTCAGCTTTTACCCAAAGAGGATTTTCTGATTGAGTGGGTACACAGGTTCATTGCAGCATCAACGGGAGTTGCAGTAATTAGCACAGCAGTTCTCGCATGGTTCCACAGGAAATCCGAGTCAAAAATCAGGTTAACTTCAATTATGGCAGCTATCTTAGTTATAACGCAGATCACTCTAGGCTTCATCGTGATAGAGGCCAAGTTGCATGCATTACTTGTGGCAATACACTTGGGCATAGGAGTGCTTCTCTTTACCTCTGTATTGTTAACGGCGCTCTTTGCATACAGAATAGATAAGCAAACAAGGGTGGAGGCGAATAAGAAATTCTGA